The following proteins come from a genomic window of Elusimicrobiota bacterium:
- the dusB gene encoding tRNA dihydrouridine synthase DusB, whose amino-acid sequence MLSPMAGIGDPPYRRLCRRGGAALVCAEMVSANALHFDDERSRRMLQTYPDEHPVSLQIFGNDPDRLAAAARAAEAAGADIVDLNCGCPVPKITKSGGGVSLMRDESLFARCVAAMARAVRVPVTVKMRLGFARGENHAPRFARIAEEAGAAAVAVHARSREERHAGAPDLEALAAVTRAVRLPVFGNGGVRSIEDARRMLDAGCAGVLVGQAAVGNPFFFRELLSAAAGHAAPLSLRERFDLLREHARLIVEYYGESLGLRRLRKYLPSYVHGLPHAAAFRGAANRIERHAEFLEFLASFEARGGSFLPSVEGKDTMGTL is encoded by the coding sequence GTGCTGTCGCCCATGGCGGGCATCGGCGACCCCCCTTACCGGCGGTTGTGCCGGCGGGGGGGCGCCGCGCTCGTCTGCGCGGAGATGGTCTCCGCCAACGCCCTCCATTTCGACGACGAGCGGTCCCGTCGCATGCTGCAAACCTACCCGGACGAACACCCCGTCAGCCTGCAAATCTTCGGCAACGACCCCGATCGCTTGGCCGCGGCGGCGCGGGCCGCGGAGGCGGCGGGGGCGGACATCGTCGATCTCAATTGCGGTTGCCCCGTGCCCAAAATCACAAAATCCGGCGGCGGGGTGAGCCTGATGCGCGACGAGTCGCTGTTCGCGCGCTGCGTGGCGGCCATGGCGCGGGCGGTGCGCGTGCCCGTCACGGTCAAAATGCGCCTGGGGTTCGCCCGGGGGGAAAACCACGCGCCCCGGTTCGCCCGGATCGCGGAGGAAGCGGGCGCCGCGGCGGTCGCCGTCCACGCGCGATCCCGCGAGGAGCGCCACGCCGGCGCGCCGGACTTGGAGGCACTGGCCGCGGTGACCCGCGCGGTGCGCCTCCCCGTGTTCGGCAACGGGGGGGTGCGTTCCATTGAAGACGCGCGCCGCATGTTGGACGCGGGGTGCGCCGGGGTTCTGGTGGGACAGGCCGCGGTGGGCAATCCCTTTTTTTTCCGCGAGCTCTTGAGCGCCGCGGCGGGCCACGCCGCGCCGCTCTCCTTGCGGGAGCGGTTCGACCTTTTGCGCGAGCACGCGCGCCTGATCGTGGAATACTACGGGGAATCGTTGGGCCTTCGGCGGTTGAGGAAATATTTACCGTCCTACGTGCACGGCCTGCCTCACGCGGCGGCCTTTCGCGGCGCGGCCAACCGCATCGAGCGGCACGCGGAGTTTTTGGAGTTCCTAGCCTCGTTCGAGGCCCGGGGCGGGTCGTTCTTGCCTTCCGTAGAGGGGAAAGATACGATGGGAACCTTATGA
- the rfbA gene encoding glucose-1-phosphate thymidylyltransferase RfbA translates to MKGILLAGGSGTRLYPLTRGISKQLVPVYDKPMIYYPLSVLMLAGIRDILIITTPHEQDGFVRLLGDGSWLGLNIQYAVQPRPEGLAQAFIVGRKFVGNDCVSMILGDNIFYGHGFAGRLRLAAALENGATVFAYPVRNPEAYGVVEFDTAGRAVSIEEKPAKPKSSFAVTGLYFYDNRVLDIAAGLRPSARGELEITDVNRSYLAQGKLNVERLGRGVAWLDTGTHESLLQSAVFIQTIQERQGLKVACLEEIALAQGYINAEDVRRLAEPMKKNEYGQYLLRLLEGGAA, encoded by the coding sequence ATGAAAGGCATTCTCCTGGCCGGAGGTTCCGGCACCCGCCTCTACCCCCTGACCCGCGGCATCAGCAAACAATTGGTGCCCGTTTACGATAAACCGATGATTTATTACCCCCTATCGGTCCTCATGTTGGCGGGAATACGAGATATCCTTATTATAACGACCCCCCACGAACAGGATGGGTTTGTTCGTCTCCTGGGGGATGGATCCTGGCTGGGGTTGAATATCCAATACGCCGTTCAGCCGCGCCCGGAGGGGCTGGCTCAGGCTTTTATCGTTGGCCGTAAATTTGTTGGAAATGATTGTGTTTCAATGATTTTAGGTGACAATATTTTTTATGGTCACGGTTTTGCGGGGCGGCTTCGTTTGGCGGCGGCTCTGGAGAATGGCGCCACGGTCTTTGCCTACCCGGTGCGCAATCCCGAAGCCTACGGGGTCGTTGAGTTTGACACCGCCGGCCGGGCGGTTTCAATCGAGGAAAAGCCGGCCAAACCGAAGTCATCCTTCGCCGTGACCGGTTTGTATTTCTACGACAATCGGGTTCTGGACATTGCCGCGGGTTTGCGGCCTTCCGCCCGGGGTGAATTGGAAATCACGGACGTCAACCGGTCCTATTTGGCCCAGGGGAAATTGAATGTGGAACGCCTGGGTCGCGGTGTCGCCTGGCTGGACACCGGGACCCACGAGTCGCTTTTGCAATCGGCGGTTTTTATCCAGACGATTCAGGAACGGCAGGGCCTCAAAGTGGCCTGCTTGGAGGAGATCGCCTTGGCTCAGGGGTATATTAACGCCGAGGATGTCCGCCGGCTGGCCGAACCCATGAAGAAAAACGAATACGGCCAGTACCTTCTTCGGTTGTTGGAGGGGGGGGCGGCTTAA
- the tsaD gene encoding tRNA (adenosine(37)-N6)-threonylcarbamoyltransferase complex transferase subunit TsaD yields the protein MSKVLRVLGVETSCDETAAAVVENGRHILSNVVTSQVPVHQPYGGVVPELASRAHVENAQAVIEAALKGQTGRGLPPFPKTLPVDVIAATVGPGLMGSLLVGKVVAEMLAWVYQKPLIGVNHLEGHLLSILPGHPDLEPPYLALVVSGGHTELIHVQDYGRYHILGRTRDDAAGEAFDKVSKLMGLGYPGGPVIDRMAHKGSSRAIAFPRALMDGGFDFSFSGLKTAVVYYLRDNPEVMASKKKMADVCASFQAAVVEVLVKKTLAAADKVGLKHIAVCGGVAANSALRAAFTAQHKTHKIHMASPLLCTDNGVMIAVAGYYKYLHQTKKKFDAEPLIVNSTLAVANWR from the coding sequence ATGTCCAAAGTGTTGCGCGTGTTGGGAGTGGAAACGTCGTGCGATGAAACGGCCGCGGCGGTGGTCGAAAACGGCCGGCACATTTTATCGAACGTGGTGACGAGCCAGGTGCCCGTGCACCAACCCTACGGCGGGGTGGTCCCGGAGTTGGCGAGCCGCGCCCACGTGGAGAACGCGCAAGCCGTCATCGAGGCCGCCCTGAAGGGGCAAACGGGGCGGGGTTTGCCTCCCTTCCCCAAAACGTTGCCGGTGGATGTGATCGCCGCCACCGTCGGCCCGGGGCTCATGGGCTCCTTGCTGGTTGGTAAAGTGGTCGCCGAAATGCTCGCTTGGGTTTATCAAAAGCCGCTCATCGGCGTGAACCATTTGGAGGGGCACCTGCTCTCCATCCTGCCGGGGCATCCGGACTTGGAGCCGCCCTATCTGGCGTTGGTCGTTTCGGGCGGCCACACGGAATTGATCCACGTCCAAGACTACGGCCGGTACCATATTCTCGGGCGCACGCGCGACGACGCGGCGGGCGAAGCCTTCGACAAGGTGTCGAAGCTGATGGGTTTGGGTTACCCCGGCGGGCCCGTGATCGACCGCATGGCCCACAAAGGCAGTTCGCGGGCGATCGCGTTTCCGCGGGCGCTCATGGACGGGGGGTTCGATTTCTCTTTCTCGGGGTTGAAAACCGCGGTCGTATATTATCTGCGCGACAACCCGGAAGTGATGGCGTCCAAGAAGAAAATGGCCGATGTGTGCGCGAGCTTCCAGGCCGCGGTCGTCGAAGTGTTGGTCAAAAAGACGCTCGCCGCCGCCGACAAGGTCGGGTTGAAACACATCGCCGTCTGCGGGGGGGTGGCCGCCAACAGCGCCCTGCGCGCGGCGTTCACCGCGCAACACAAAACCCACAAGATCCACATGGCCTCACCGCTCCTGTGCACCGACAACGGCGTGATGATCGCCGTGGCGGGGTATTACAAATACCTTCACCAGACGAAAAAGAAATTCGACGCCGAACCGTTGATCGTGAATTCCACGCTCGCGGTCGCGAATTGGCGCTGA
- a CDS encoding phosphoglucomutase/phosphomannomutase family protein encodes MAIKFGTSGWRAILADEFTFPRVRIAVQAIADYLKEERLHNKPVVIGYDTRFLSEDFAKTAAGVLAANGMESLLCVRDTPTPVVAFEVLHKKAAGGIIITASHNPPTYNGLKFNSAWGGPALPQITQRIEAGCEPYLSGEAHPKTGREAVGIKKRLIVPHDPQPAYFKQLESLIDRSILKKGKLKVAVDGLWGAGRGYLDAFLKESGVQVVGLHMNRDVLFGGHSPSPEPEILAELRAVMAKEKAPLGLATDGDADRFGIVDADGTMIQPNEFLPLLLDHMVKTRGWKGVVARSVMTSHFLDAVAKKHGLTVQETPVGFKFIGDVMAHENSVYPSRGGHFVLGGEESGGLSIRGHVPEKDGVLGCLLAAEIVAITKRPLRKSIELLAKEVGTFHTERLNFHLTAEKMNDLRKKLAHNPPTRLGEFPVRRIVETDGHKFILTDGSWIGVRLSGTEPVVRVYLETQDTAKLKALEKAGRVLAGVSAAK; translated from the coding sequence ATGGCCATAAAATTCGGCACTTCCGGTTGGCGGGCCATCCTCGCCGACGAGTTCACGTTCCCTCGGGTCCGCATCGCCGTCCAGGCGATCGCCGACTATTTGAAGGAGGAGCGGCTCCACAACAAGCCCGTCGTGATCGGCTACGACACCCGGTTTTTGTCCGAGGATTTCGCGAAGACCGCGGCCGGGGTCCTGGCGGCCAACGGCATGGAGAGCTTGTTGTGCGTCCGCGACACGCCCACCCCCGTGGTGGCCTTTGAAGTGCTTCACAAAAAAGCCGCGGGCGGGATCATAATCACCGCGAGCCACAACCCCCCGACTTACAACGGTCTCAAATTCAACTCGGCCTGGGGCGGTCCGGCGCTCCCCCAGATCACCCAGCGTATCGAGGCGGGCTGCGAGCCCTATTTGTCGGGGGAGGCCCATCCCAAAACCGGCCGGGAGGCGGTCGGCATCAAAAAGCGACTGATCGTGCCCCACGACCCGCAGCCGGCCTACTTCAAACAATTGGAAAGCCTGATCGACCGCTCGATCCTCAAAAAGGGGAAACTGAAAGTGGCGGTGGACGGTCTCTGGGGCGCGGGCCGCGGCTACCTCGACGCCTTCTTGAAAGAATCGGGCGTGCAGGTGGTGGGGTTGCACATGAACCGCGACGTGTTGTTCGGCGGACACAGCCCCTCCCCCGAACCGGAGATCCTGGCGGAACTCAGAGCCGTGATGGCGAAAGAAAAAGCCCCCCTCGGCCTCGCCACGGACGGCGACGCCGACCGTTTCGGTATCGTCGACGCGGACGGCACGATGATTCAACCCAACGAGTTTTTGCCGCTCCTGCTTGACCACATGGTCAAGACGCGCGGTTGGAAAGGCGTGGTGGCGCGCAGCGTCATGACGTCCCATTTCCTCGACGCGGTGGCCAAGAAACACGGGCTGACCGTTCAGGAGACGCCCGTGGGCTTCAAATTTATCGGCGATGTCATGGCCCACGAAAACAGCGTCTATCCCTCGCGGGGGGGGCATTTCGTCCTCGGCGGCGAGGAGTCGGGCGGTCTCTCCATCCGGGGCCACGTGCCCGAAAAGGACGGCGTTTTGGGCTGTCTGCTCGCGGCGGAAATCGTCGCCATCACCAAACGCCCGCTGCGGAAATCCATCGAACTGTTGGCCAAAGAGGTCGGGACCTTCCACACGGAACGCTTGAATTTCCACCTGACCGCGGAAAAAATGAACGACCTGCGCAAAAAGCTGGCGCACAACCCGCCGACCCGCCTGGGCGAATTCCCCGTGCGCCGCATCGTCGAAACGGACGGCCACAAATTCATCCTGACGGACGGCAGTTGGATCGGCGTGCGCCTGTCCGGCACGGAACCCGTGGTGCGGGTCTACCTGGAAACCCAGGACACCGCCAAGCTTAAGGCGCTGGAAAAAGCCGGCCGGGTGTTGGCCGGCGTGAGCGCCGCGAAATAA
- the eno gene encoding phosphopyruvate hydratase, producing MAKKKTVSKKTAASAGARVKGVFAREILDSRGNPTVEVDVVLTDGSTGRAAVPSGASTGAHEALELRDGDKNRYLGRGVRKAVANVNTVLAPALKGKAAADQRALDGVMLAADGTETKSKLGANSILGVSMAVARAAAVAARVPLHTHLRRTFGIKSKEYVFPVPLMNILNGGAHADNNVDMQEFMIMPVAGGSFREALRAGAEVFHALKKVLKDNKYNTGVGDEGGFAPNLKSNEEAIQVILQAIQNAGYKPGKDIFLALDCASNEFFANDQYRLEGEVAIRDRSADEMIAFYKEWVDKYPIVSIEDGLAEDDWSGWKRLTEKIGGKVQLVGDDLFVTNTKRLSDGIQRGVANAILVKVNQIGSLSETVDAVQMAQKAGYGVIISHRSGETEDAFIADLAVALNAGQIKTGSASRSERIAKYNQLLRLEESLGAAASFSGVAAFKRG from the coding sequence ATGGCCAAAAAGAAAACCGTCAGCAAGAAAACCGCGGCGTCCGCCGGCGCGCGCGTGAAGGGCGTGTTCGCCCGTGAAATTTTGGATTCCCGGGGAAACCCGACGGTGGAAGTCGATGTGGTCCTGACGGACGGCTCGACCGGCCGGGCGGCGGTCCCCTCGGGGGCCTCGACCGGCGCCCACGAGGCGCTGGAATTACGCGACGGGGACAAAAACCGTTATCTGGGGCGCGGCGTGCGCAAAGCCGTCGCGAACGTGAACACGGTGTTGGCCCCGGCGCTCAAGGGAAAAGCCGCGGCGGACCAACGCGCCCTCGACGGCGTGATGTTGGCGGCCGACGGCACCGAGACCAAATCCAAGCTCGGCGCCAACTCGATTTTGGGCGTTTCCATGGCGGTGGCGCGGGCGGCCGCGGTCGCGGCGCGGGTCCCGCTCCACACGCACCTCCGGCGGACGTTCGGCATCAAGTCGAAAGAGTACGTTTTCCCCGTGCCCCTCATGAACATTTTGAACGGCGGGGCCCACGCCGACAACAACGTGGATATGCAGGAGTTTATGATCATGCCCGTGGCGGGCGGATCGTTCCGGGAGGCCCTGCGCGCCGGCGCGGAGGTGTTTCACGCCCTGAAAAAGGTTCTCAAGGACAATAAATACAACACGGGCGTCGGCGACGAGGGCGGGTTCGCGCCGAACTTGAAATCGAACGAGGAGGCCATCCAGGTGATCCTGCAGGCCATCCAGAACGCCGGTTACAAGCCCGGCAAGGACATTTTCCTCGCCCTGGACTGCGCCTCGAACGAATTCTTCGCCAACGACCAGTACCGGTTGGAGGGGGAAGTGGCCATCCGCGACCGCTCCGCCGACGAAATGATCGCCTTCTACAAAGAGTGGGTGGACAAGTACCCCATCGTCTCCATCGAGGACGGCCTGGCGGAGGACGATTGGTCCGGCTGGAAGCGCCTGACCGAAAAGATCGGCGGCAAAGTCCAGTTGGTGGGCGACGATTTGTTCGTGACGAACACGAAGCGGTTGTCCGACGGCATCCAGCGGGGCGTGGCCAACGCCATCCTCGTCAAAGTCAACCAGATCGGCAGCCTGTCCGAGACCGTGGACGCCGTGCAAATGGCCCAAAAGGCCGGCTACGGCGTGATCATCTCGCACCGCTCCGGCGAAACGGAAGACGCCTTCATCGCCGATTTGGCCGTGGCGCTGAACGCCGGACAGATCAAGACGGGATCGGCTTCGCGTTCGGAGCGCATCGCGAAGTACAACCAATTGCTCCGCCTTGAGGAATCCCTCGGCGCGGCCGCCTCCTTTTCGGGCGTCGCCGCCTTCAAGCGGGGGTAA
- a CDS encoding DUF4301 family protein has product MLRAPALTPRDRRDLRRRGLSPTEAVRQAALLLRPPSALRLDRPCAVGDGVERWSPSDRRLWAARAAGWRLAFFTPASGASSRLFAPLEALFRDSRRTGVPPHRLARGDAARFFRALPALALHKVLARRLRRRGLAVSRLLRAREWGPILEELLAPGGLAHHPKGLLPFHGHRGGIRTAFEEHLRDAGATAPRRSHAHFTVSPSHHAAFRRAARSVPGVPVSFSIQNPATDTLSLTEAGRWARRSDGGLLFRPGGHGALLDNLNALRADAIFIRNIDNVGRGAHRGRARLWRRALAGRLISLVEASRALDRGLARGEPAAEREAALFLEATLGRRPPRGANLRKWLRRELQRPWRVCGVVPNRGEPGGGPFWVKGVEGATRQIVEEAQVASSPAQRAIFQRSRYFNPVDMAVSTRGPDGRPLPLRRYVDESAAIVSAKKYEGRPIRVLERPGLWNGSMAGWNTVFVEMPAGFFHPVKTITDLLRPGHRTPVK; this is encoded by the coding sequence GTGCTCCGCGCGCCCGCCCTCACCCCGCGGGATCGTCGTGACCTTCGCCGCCGGGGCCTCAGCCCCACGGAAGCGGTTCGTCAAGCCGCGCTTCTCCTGCGTCCCCCGTCCGCTTTACGGCTGGATCGCCCCTGCGCGGTCGGGGACGGCGTCGAGCGTTGGTCCCCGTCGGACCGCCGCCTTTGGGCCGCTCGCGCCGCGGGATGGCGCCTGGCTTTTTTTACGCCCGCTTCCGGCGCCTCCTCCCGTTTGTTCGCTCCCCTGGAAGCCCTGTTTCGGGATTCCCGACGGACCGGGGTTCCGCCCCATCGCCTCGCCCGGGGGGACGCCGCCCGTTTCTTTCGCGCGTTGCCCGCCTTGGCCCTTCACAAGGTTCTGGCCCGTCGGTTGCGTCGGCGGGGATTGGCCGTGTCCCGTTTGCTGCGCGCCCGGGAATGGGGGCCGATTTTGGAGGAATTGCTGGCGCCGGGCGGCCTGGCGCACCACCCCAAAGGTTTGTTGCCCTTTCACGGGCACCGCGGCGGAATTCGCACCGCCTTCGAAGAACACCTGCGCGACGCCGGGGCCACCGCCCCGCGCCGATCGCACGCGCATTTCACCGTGTCGCCCTCTCACCACGCGGCCTTCCGGCGGGCGGCCCGGTCGGTTCCGGGGGTCCCGGTCTCCTTTTCCATCCAAAACCCCGCCACCGACACGCTTTCGTTAACGGAAGCCGGGCGCTGGGCCCGCCGTTCCGACGGGGGTTTGTTGTTTCGTCCGGGGGGCCACGGCGCGCTTTTGGACAACCTCAACGCCCTGCGGGCGGACGCCATTTTCATCCGGAACATCGACAACGTCGGGCGGGGGGCCCACCGGGGCCGCGCTCGGCTCTGGCGGCGGGCCCTGGCCGGCCGCTTGATCTCCCTGGTGGAAGCGTCCCGCGCTTTGGATCGCGGCTTGGCCCGGGGGGAACCGGCCGCCGAGCGGGAAGCGGCTCTTTTTCTTGAGGCCACGCTGGGACGGCGCCCGCCCCGAGGGGCGAATCTTCGAAAGTGGTTGCGGCGGGAATTGCAGCGCCCCTGGCGTGTCTGCGGCGTGGTCCCCAACCGGGGCGAGCCGGGCGGCGGTCCCTTTTGGGTGAAAGGCGTCGAAGGGGCGACGCGGCAAATCGTCGAAGAGGCCCAGGTCGCGTCCTCGCCCGCCCAGCGGGCCATCTTTCAACGGTCGCGTTACTTCAATCCCGTCGACATGGCGGTTTCGACGCGGGGCCCCGACGGACGACCCCTTCCGCTGCGGCGGTACGTGGACGAATCGGCCGCCATCGTATCGGCCAAAAAGTACGAAGGGCGACCGATCCGCGTCCTGGAGCGGCCCGGTCTGTGGAACGGCTCCATGGCGGGCTGGAACACCGTTTTCGTCGAAATGCCGGCCGGGTTCTTCCACCCCGTCAAAACCATCACGGATTTGCTGCGTCCGGGGCACCGGACCCCGGTGAAATGA
- a CDS encoding methyltransferase domain-containing protein, giving the protein MIPLLPVLWSEKRTTARPLRVPEPRETMDGEAQVAAYLKGYEWGGSTSAMTQHHLERLSALIRPNDTVVDLGCGPGPLLWELARLYPSARFLAVDRSAPLLDQIKKKARELHLKNVHTVEEDPREMPGLRAGSVGLVLSTQALHHAASEADLRRVFCRINDLLAPEGGVYFFDFGLLKSAVTRRLLVQDLARWAPPLTLRDYALSLDAAFPISTVVSLAREEIHRPFEAVASAFVDFFYFLSTPPRAAPDAAVVARLRQKERALPWRLRWELALIRRLRRHIP; this is encoded by the coding sequence GTGATCCCCCTCCTGCCCGTCTTGTGGTCGGAAAAGCGGACCACCGCCCGGCCCCTGCGGGTGCCCGAACCCCGGGAAACCATGGACGGCGAGGCCCAGGTGGCGGCCTACCTCAAGGGGTACGAATGGGGCGGCTCCACTTCGGCCATGACCCAACACCATCTGGAGCGGCTGAGCGCCTTGATCCGCCCGAACGACACGGTGGTGGACCTCGGGTGCGGCCCCGGCCCCCTGTTGTGGGAATTGGCGCGCCTGTATCCCTCCGCCCGGTTTCTGGCGGTGGATCGGTCGGCGCCCCTTCTGGATCAAATCAAGAAAAAAGCGCGGGAACTCCACCTCAAAAACGTGCACACGGTGGAGGAAGACCCGCGGGAGATGCCGGGTTTGCGCGCGGGCAGCGTGGGGTTGGTGCTGTCGACCCAGGCCCTCCACCACGCCGCCTCCGAGGCGGACCTGCGGCGCGTTTTCTGTCGGATCAACGACCTCCTTGCGCCGGAGGGGGGGGTGTATTTCTTCGATTTCGGCCTTCTCAAATCCGCCGTGACCCGGCGCCTCCTCGTCCAGGACCTCGCCCGCTGGGCCCCCCCCCTCACCCTGCGCGATTACGCGCTTTCCCTGGACGCGGCCTTCCCGATTTCGACGGTGGTTTCCCTGGCGCGGGAGGAAATCCATCGGCCCTTTGAGGCCGTGGCGAGCGCCTTCGTGGATTTTTTTTATTTTTTGTCGACGCCGCCGCGGGCCGCGCCGGACGCGGCCGTCGTGGCGCGCCTGCGCCAAAAAGAGCGGGCGTTGCCCTGGCGCCTGCGTTGGGAGCTCGCCCTGATCCGCCGGCTCCGTCGACACATTCCTTAG
- a CDS encoding septum formation initiator family protein, producing the protein MRRRRTVWWAAGFALLAIAVSGGAVRNFWTRQRELDRLSLRLTDARRRVAELEARRDRAENDAAFIEMAARREFGFVAPDEIEFRFVSDDGAAPAPKEN; encoded by the coding sequence GTGCGGCGCCGGCGAACGGTGTGGTGGGCCGCGGGCTTCGCCCTGTTGGCCATCGCCGTCTCCGGGGGCGCCGTGCGGAACTTTTGGACCCGGCAGCGGGAATTGGACCGGTTGTCCCTCCGCCTGACCGACGCGCGTCGCCGCGTGGCTGAGCTGGAAGCGCGGCGGGACCGCGCCGAGAACGACGCCGCTTTCATTGAGATGGCGGCGCGCCGTGAATTCGGTTTTGTGGCGCCGGACGAAATCGAATTCCGTTTCGTGAGCGACGACGGGGCCGCCCCGGCCCCGAAGGAGAACTGA
- a CDS encoding S41 family peptidase: MSRNKKWSGLVLAAGIVAGAWIAPARSAVEDGFRQIALLVDILQTIREQYVDDVEQKTVVYGAAAGMARVLDPFSQFMEPAALKEMRTETQGQFGGLGIRIAVRDNWLTVITPMPDTPAYRLGVLPGDKIIQIENTSTQGMGVEDAVNLLRGKPGTKVTVHIAREGDKEPRVFTITREIIKIQSVRSVLVEPAIGYIRLSEFIETSAADLGKALKELKAKGMRSLVLDLRNNPGGLLSSAVDVSKLFLADGKLIVYTQGRVQPRQDFLADSRAPFGDVPLAVLVNGGSASASEIVTGAVQDHRRGVIIGSETFGKGSVQSVIPLEDGSALRLTVAKYYTPAGRSIHRDEKTKAGGVTPDIVIAVSKETEAKLYAQADEIYSKDKAPRSVVKDEDRVKDEVLERAVQILKAEAVFHAGK; the protein is encoded by the coding sequence ATGAGCCGAAATAAAAAGTGGAGCGGGTTGGTTTTGGCGGCGGGGATCGTCGCGGGGGCGTGGATCGCCCCGGCGCGCTCCGCCGTGGAGGACGGGTTTCGTCAAATCGCTTTGTTGGTGGACATTCTTCAAACGATTCGGGAGCAATACGTCGACGACGTCGAGCAGAAGACGGTGGTCTACGGGGCCGCGGCGGGCATGGCCCGCGTGTTGGATCCCTTCAGCCAGTTCATGGAGCCCGCGGCGCTGAAAGAAATGCGCACCGAGACCCAGGGCCAGTTCGGCGGTCTCGGCATCCGCATCGCCGTGCGCGACAACTGGCTCACGGTGATCACCCCCATGCCCGACACCCCCGCCTACCGCCTCGGGGTGTTGCCGGGGGACAAAATCATTCAAATCGAAAACACCTCCACCCAGGGGATGGGGGTGGAGGACGCCGTCAACCTGCTGCGCGGAAAACCCGGCACGAAAGTGACGGTGCACATCGCCCGCGAGGGCGACAAGGAACCCCGCGTGTTCACCATCACCCGGGAGATCATCAAAATTCAAAGCGTTCGATCGGTTTTGGTGGAACCGGCCATCGGTTACATCCGTCTCAGCGAGTTCATTGAGACGAGCGCCGCGGACTTGGGCAAAGCGCTCAAGGAGTTGAAGGCGAAGGGCATGCGCTCCTTGGTGCTGGATCTTCGCAACAACCCCGGCGGTCTTTTGTCGTCGGCGGTGGACGTGTCCAAGTTGTTTCTGGCCGATGGGAAGTTGATCGTTTACACGCAGGGCCGCGTCCAGCCCCGGCAGGATTTCCTGGCCGACAGCCGGGCGCCGTTCGGGGACGTGCCCCTGGCCGTCTTGGTGAACGGCGGATCCGCCTCCGCCTCGGAAATCGTGACGGGGGCCGTGCAGGACCATCGGCGCGGGGTGATCATCGGCTCCGAGACTTTCGGCAAAGGCAGCGTGCAATCCGTCATCCCCCTGGAGGACGGCTCGGCTCTGCGTTTGACCGTGGCCAAGTACTACACGCCCGCCGGGCGTTCCATCCACCGGGACGAGAAAACCAAAGCCGGCGGCGTCACGCCCGACATCGTCATCGCCGTGAGCAAGGAAACCGAGGCCAAATTGTACGCCCAGGCCGACGAGATTTATTCCAAGGACAAAGCGCCCCGCTCCGTCGTGAAGGACGAAGACCGCGTCAAGGACGAGGTTTTGGAGCGCGCGGTGCAAATCCTGAAGGCCGAAGCGGTTTTCCACGCGGGGAAATGA
- a CDS encoding zinc-binding dehydrogenase, with the protein MKAVVLTKYGDIHRLVYSDVPDPVPRPGELGIRVHAAGLNFGDVLIRQGLHKDSPRPPAVHGMEVAGVVETAPAGGFFPPGERVCAFLPGHGGFAERVVCRPELVRALPDEFSFVEGAAFPVNFLTAYLLLHAQAHIASGETVLLRPAGGGVGLALLQFCRRAGARVFCVAGSGKHERLRALGAEACFTHTEDWATAARRAVGGDGFDVVFDSIGGGDLRRSYRLLAPFGRLGLYGASSFVVHRKFHLLKSLINLLRFPVFWPLEMMNASRVVFGLGLLRLDPVNLRVAHALAEAARLWREGHVHPVIDSVFPLADLGAAQRRLEERRNFGKIVLAVDPAVPVSIPAF; encoded by the coding sequence ATGAAAGCCGTTGTTTTGACTAAATACGGGGATATCCACCGCCTGGTTTATAGCGATGTGCCCGATCCCGTTCCCCGTCCGGGGGAGTTGGGAATTCGCGTCCACGCCGCGGGGCTCAATTTCGGGGATGTCCTTATACGCCAGGGGCTGCACAAGGACTCACCCCGCCCCCCCGCCGTTCACGGCATGGAAGTCGCCGGCGTGGTGGAGACGGCGCCCGCCGGCGGTTTCTTCCCGCCGGGCGAGCGGGTGTGCGCCTTTTTGCCGGGCCACGGCGGTTTCGCTGAAAGAGTCGTTTGTCGGCCGGAACTCGTTCGGGCTTTGCCCGATGAGTTTTCCTTCGTGGAGGGCGCGGCGTTTCCCGTTAATTTCTTGACGGCCTATTTGCTCTTGCACGCCCAGGCCCACATCGCGTCGGGCGAAACGGTGTTGTTGCGCCCCGCCGGCGGCGGGGTGGGGTTGGCGCTTTTGCAGTTTTGCCGGCGCGCGGGGGCGCGGGTTTTTTGTGTTGCGGGGTCGGGCAAGCACGAGCGCCTGCGGGCCCTGGGGGCCGAGGCCTGTTTCACCCACACCGAGGATTGGGCGACCGCGGCGCGGCGGGCCGTTGGGGGCGACGGTTTTGATGTCGTCTTTGATTCCATCGGGGGCGGGGACCTGCGGCGGAGTTACCGTTTGCTGGCCCCCTTCGGGCGATTGGGGCTGTACGGCGCGAGCTCCTTTGTCGTCCACCGTAAATTTCACCTTTTAAAAAGCCTCATCAACCTGCTTCGCTTTCCCGTGTTCTGGCCCTTGGAGATGATGAACGCCTCCCGCGTGGTGTTCGGGCTCGGCCTGCTCCGGTTGGATCCGGTGAACCTCCGGGTCGCCCACGCCTTGGCCGAGGCCGCGCGCCTCTGGCGCGAGGGGCACGTTCATCCGGTGATCGACAGCGTATTCCCTCTCGCGGACCTGGGCGCGGCCCAACGGCGTCTTGAGGAGCGCCGCAATTTCGGCAAGATCGTTTTGGCGGTCGATCCCGCCGTTCCCGTCTCGATCCCCGCGTTTTGA